Part of the Xiphophorus couchianus chromosome 19, X_couchianus-1.0, whole genome shotgun sequence genome is shown below.
ctccaggGTGGCCGTGATGGCCTGGTACTTCCAGCCGACCTCGTGGGCCAGGCGGCCCAGGAGGGCAAACTGAGGAGGGAAAGACGGAAATCAGCACTAAAATTTAgctaaaatacatgaaaaagcttattaaatttaacatacaagcttaaaaaaaagcagaaaaggttattaaatttaatatttttgcttaaaaaacatggaaaacatcaaattaatttaatatattaaattaaaaacagagaaaacataattaaattaacatttagcttaaaaaaaacttgatgaaATTTAACATTCTAGCTTAAACATTAGAttaaagacacagaaaactaTTAAATTTAACACTTTAGacttaaaaacatgaaaaaatctaattaaactATAcatcttcaataaaaaaaaccttcaataaatttaacatttcatcttaaaaaaacttaaagcaaATGTATTCACCTTACGAGTCGGCTTCAGACGCACGATTTTAAGAGCCGCAGGGACGACCATGCGCTtcctctgcaaaacaaaacccaaaattaacaaaagaaaaactaattttccatccatttatttctaGATTTAAATGtctcagggattttttttctctctctcatctgAAACTCAGCTAAGGGAGTTAAGAATAAACGTCATCACAGacaaaaaacctcaaataaaagccagattgaaacattttccaaaccTTGTCGTAGGGCGGCGGGATGCCGTCAAACACCTTCAGCCTCTCCAGAGCCGCCTGGCCTCGCTTGGTTTTATGAGGCAGCATTcctaaacacaacaacattattctttaaaaagaaaatctttttagtATCAAAGCACACATGTAACATTAGCTTAAAAATgtccattaaaaatgtctgcaaaactttgtcatTAATCCAAAATACAACTTTGCAATTgcggcgtttccattaaattaaCTACTTCTTGTCTTCTTTGgcgtttccgccagtagtaacatcctgttgatcatgtgatcaaaaacattttttcaaattgcagtgtttccataaAGCAAATTTATATTCAAAGTGTCAAACTGATAAATTATACAAtgaatggaaacgcagctggtgaTGCTCAACTCAGCAGTCAGATCTGATGTTTGGCTCATCAACCGAGGATCAGATTCGGGATAAAAAGCCTCATCACTGTTGAGCAACGCCAAATTTAtcatcatttttcattaaagtcTCCTTTTTACCTCTAACAGTCCTCCAGAAGATCCTGCTAGGAGCTCTGAAGTGATAAGGACCACGAGACGGATTGGTGTTCATCCTCTTACGCAGGAAAGCCAAATACTTCACTGTTGGACAATAAACATCCGGTTACAcatcaaaccaaccaaacaacaactagagctgctgctgcgctCATGTCTCAGATGGTAGTGCATGTAAAGTATTCTCATGGTCAATGAAACTCGAACAACATTGGGTAAAACATCACTGACAagaaattccaataaaaacactgaaaattcAGACTGAACTCACGTTTGTTACGGTAGAAGTTGCCAGAGATGTTGATGCCTTCACATCTCACCACCACCACTTTGTGCCCTGACAAAGCAACACAAGTTAAAGATCAAgtcaaatttgatttgattagtgggaaaaaaatctaattaaatcgTACCTAGGAGGACCTGTTTAGCCACAATGGCAGCAAGTCGGCCCAGTAGATGGCCTCTGCCATCTAGTAGCAGAACCTGTCAgcgaaaacacaaaaataaagatttttcctTATTTAGATGCATTttgcttcattaaaaaaacagatgaaatccTCAGTCATTTTTCACACATTAGATCCAACAGTTGGAGAAAGAATACATCGAAAAATGCAGGTATTTATCCAGTTATTCATAACTTTTGGTATCACACTTTGCTACCCACTTAGGAcctaagaaaaaagaaatcatgctGAATCATCcacaatttaaaagtttaaattcttaataaaaacaaagcctgGGCTGTAATAACAAAATCTTTAACATATAACGtagggaagaaaaaataaatcgagTAACATCCCTAAATcctaaaagaaaagtatttgtgaaacaaaactaaTGATGCAACAACCATCACAACCATAACATACTCCTTTGTTTGAAAAGCTGAACCTTCAGTCccgtttttaattttaaatatataacttACACACCCTAAAATACGTTGTGACTTTGCGTCAAAGCTAGGAAAATTGAGATTAGTTTAAAACgcagcaggttttattttaaacatgcaaCTATGCTTTTTATTACtacattaaattgttttaatgtttaaccGTTTGTAAAACTTAGTCATACTTGCTACGGAGTCGGTAAATGAGCGTTGCGAGCGGCtaagctaacgttagcattaACCACACAACACGATGGAGTCGCTTCAGAGAAGCGTTGAAACCTGCTATAACTGTGCAAGTCTATAAACTATTTAACTACATTAAGCTTAAAGGACCGCTTCCCAATACAACAGAAACAGTTCGGATAGTGAAGCTGAACGTGTTGTAAGGGAAGCTGCCATAATGGAAGACATGCTCACACAGCTACGGCCAACCGCCTGTCATTGGCCTAAAAATGCATCGTCTCACAGAAAACTGAGAATCAAAGAGGCATAATATCGATAGAATATGATTATTTTCAGCATATTTGCTATGACGGGCTGACAAAAGACGACTCAAAAGTTAAATTAGCAAAGTAAATAGGTCCGCACTGACTGCTCACCTTATTGAACCGGTCCGCCATGATGTGCGAAAAGAAAGAGGAACGGGGCTGCTCGCGGTAAAAGGCAGGGGCAGCCGGAAGTGACGAAACTTAGATTTCTCCGTTATGTGCGTTTTCCTATAGCGCCATCTATGTATGAAAGAgtcaaagggttttttttaatgtaattttctaCGTTTTTTCGCAtttgtattaataataataataattgttgttgttaataataacaatatggaaaattaaataattgttaTTCCACCTTTACATTTGTTTCTGGTTGGAAATTTGacagtaaaacattaatatCACCTCCAGTCAGGGAACAcgttgacaaaaataaacaattcattttaatgtagaACTGCCAGTGATATTAAGAATTTGAAAATGACAGCcattccttttctcttttagtTTTGATCGCCATtgtacagaaatatttttagatccTCACATAATTAGCAAACATGTATTTTTGCTAATTAACAGACCAGTGACCCTTTCTACATGCAAACTGCAGAAAGTATCAGCTTAGAAGgtattttgtgatgttttaaagtcagactttatgctttaatatccTGTATTTAATTAAGTGGAAACATTTTAGGTCCATTGTTTCTTAAAAGCATAATGTTACTGCAGCGGTTATTGAATCGTCTACCAATAGCGCTATGAAGGTAACATTGGTTTAAGGAACTTTACTTTGCTTAAAATTAACTATTGAAagcatttttacagcttttttgtctttatagaaaataatctaaatgtTTGGACGATTTTAATTTGTAACCACCTTGGTATATCAGAGCAGTCCCAGAGTCCCAacaagttgaaataaaacaaagaaaaccagcTTTTCGTGTTTCAAACTTGCAGTTTAATGCACAATTTTATCTATTTAAACGGTGCAAAAAGCTCATGTTAACAAACACAGTTTTCACTGTACTTCATGACAGTTTGTGAcctgaaacataaaatgcaaTGATGAACTTCAGTCTGAAATTGCTGATTGTTACTGCAGCAAACAACCAAAACACCAGTAGATGAGGAGATTTAATATCTTTCAAAAGCAACTTCCACACATTCATGTCCTGGCTGGTAAATGCATCCAGCAACAGGTGTTAAGAATAAAGgcaaagaaaagtaaattttattttttggactgTTCCACTTAGTCATCATGCTTCAGCTTCCTGATCTTTCCCTTGTGGCGATCAATCTCACGCTGCAGGCGTTCGATCTCCTTCTTGTGGTGATCGATTTCTTCCAGGTGATGCTGCTTCAGGGCCGCCAGctgctcctgctctttccgtCTTTTGTGCCGTtccacagacaaacacaaaaaaataaaaaggaagggAGAAAAccaaatgttaaatttttaataatgaatcCACCACATTAGTTGTTTCCACATTAGCCatcaaattgtgcaaattgaaattacgtaaataaatttgcttcatgaaaacatccatccatccattttcttcctcttatccgaggtcgggtcgcgggggcagcagcttcagaagggaggcccagacttccctctccccggccacttcttccaggggaatcccaaggcgttcccaggccagccgagagacatagtccctccagcgtgtcctgggtcttccccggggcctcctcccggtgggacgtgcccggaacacctcaccagggaggcgtccaggaggcatcctgaccagatgcccgagcctcaactggctcctctcgatgtgaaggagcagcggctctactctgagtccctcccggatgactgagcttctcaccctatctctaagggagagcccagccaccctacggagaaaacccatttcggccgcttgtatccgcgatctcgttttttcggtcatgacccaaagctcatgacaatagatgagggtgggaacgtagatcgaccggtaaatcgagagcttcgctttttggctcagctctctcttcaccacgacggaccggtacagcgcccgcttgacagcagacgctgcgccaatccgcctgtcgatctcccgctcccttcttccctcattcgtgaacaagatcctgagatacttgaactcctccacttggggcaggacatccAAGGCTCTTCTATAAAATGGCCGACTGTAACAAGACTTCGACCTAGGATGGATGATTAGCGCTAGAATATTGTCTTATGTAACTATTTACGTCCGTCACTCCCATGATCTTTAGGATTATTGCGTGAACAAGCGTagtcacgtgtgattttaatttaatttcttattaaaCTGAATCCCCACAACAgcaaagttgtgttttctggACATTAGCAGGGTTAGTTTTtgttacaaatattttgtaacaaaaacacagctactgttggtttaaatatatacaaataaaaaaaaacgtactTGAAATACATTTCCTCCTCAGCGGCTTGCTTCTTCCCCATGGCGCCGCCCGCCTCCCTGAtggagccgccgccgccgccgcctttTCCTGCACCTTTTCCCAGCTCACCCAGCTGCAACGGGTGAGACAGAgattcaaagaagaaaaagactgaGCTGAGTCCCGAGGGGAAATCGCTTATTACTTCAtccaaagtgttaaatattagcAAGTAATGCAAATATAATCATAAGCAACATATTAtatacaaaatgtaatattgtaAGTAATTTAAATATGACCTAAATAGGCATTTGCTTTGTTGGTGTATtttgaaattctgttttatgatcatttttagagatttaaatgataaatgttcCCATTTAAAGGTCAGCAGATACACGTTCTACTTCCTAGCAACTTTTGATtaagttaaaagtttttatcACGTTACTGTGAAATTAACACACCCAGGTTTGACTAATGTCTAAACTATATAAAACAGCATGTTTGACagcatgaaagaaaataatctaaagtaaaatatatataataaacacAATACATTATGACGTACTaccatttaaagaaattaaaaaatgaactaCAAAAGAGCCATTATCTACAAAAAACATGGATAACCTTCCCAGAAGAACCAAAAACTATTTAACCGTCTGGAACACTGCAGGCTTGACTTCTTttgagtggcctagtcaaagcctgGATTGAAATCCCAGAGCAAAGAGCGACCACTAAGACTGAGAGGTGAGTATTTAATCACATAGGGCCAGGTCAGCTTGAatgtcttcttcctttttttccaccatgaataatttaaatcatcatttgaaaacttcaTCTTGCATTTAGTCAGGTAATTTTTGActgatctgaaaatatttaagtgttaaaaacaaaacaagcctgtttttttaaatatatgggACAAAAAAAGAGTTATAAACAATGACATGAAACAGAAATGCACAGTTAACAGAAGTAACATTGGTTTGAAATATTAAGGAAATACCAGTTACATAATGAATACACACTAAAATACTTAtaaggatttaaaactaaattcacaaataataaaatgcattgaatacataaaaactaactaactaaTTTATCTAAAttgaatttttcaaaatgctataaaaatagtttaataatCCCtgatagaaattaaaatatttgtaattcttAATTTCCTTCAAAGAGTTGTAGATGCTTCTGTAGCAGTCTCTGTTACAGCAGTTCTGAAGAAGCTTCTGAATGAAGACACTCTGTTGCTCAGGGATGTCTGTGATTTCCGCCATCACAGCAGTAAGCAAATTAAgtacagtaaataaaatttaaattaaacacaaaataaaactgaaactgcagtaaaaataaaaaaaatataactgtCCTAACACAAACTTCAGTTAGTTTCAAATAATCTTAACtatgaaaagtcaaacaaagaGGATATGTTTCAAGTTTGCTGCTTTCAAACTTGAAAATGCAGGAAATGAGGCTTTCCTGtgggttttaattttttacttctGGTCTGATGTGAAAAACTTCTGATAGAAGTAGAAGGACTGCATCTAAATATTAATGATAATAAGAAAACgtatcttaaaaaatattatacagTAACATAACACAACATActgatgtgttttattgtgtaacctgagcaaaaacaatcacaatAGGTAAAAACAATTCACAGATCCTCTGTTATGACGCAGCTGGTAATTAATACCTTTTATAGGTCAGATTTAACCAGTCACGTTTTACCCAAATCACTAATATACTCTAGATACCATTACTAGCTATTTAAAATCGATGTTATTCCAATCATGTTTGGTTTTAGTTAGCtaaaaacaacatgttgttgAATGATAGGGTTGCGGTCTGGTTTTTAAAGCAGCCAGGAGGAAAAAGACGTTTATTACCTGATCGGAGGACATTCTCAGCTGGGATGTGACAAAACTCCTGACGTTTAACCTCAACAGCCTCGCCATGTTTGACCGTCAGCTACAAAAAGAAACGCTGACACTGACTGTTTGCCCTTGTCCACAGAAACCAGCCAGCGGACCGTACCATTAGCAGCGAAACGGAGGGGCGAGTCCGCATGCTCTTTTGGTCTAAACTCtgtagaaaataatattttttatatcgAACGGCGAAAAACTCTTTAATACGTTCGAGAAGTAACTTTGTAAAACTTTAGTTTGAAGAAATAAACGGTATTTAGTATGAAATAGCTCAACTTACGTAATGGAACGTCCCCCAGCGTAACATCTTACGTAATTTACGTATCTGTTGACCCCACGTTGATACGGGTCATTTTCGCTTTCAAGGTAACATTTCATCCTCAAATTTACTGTTTTTCCTGGAAATGGATCAAATATGGAATCTCAATAAGgaacaaaaaagttaaacattttagaaataacaTTCTGCTTACGtagaaaattttacatttataaatgccGTGTtacaaaaagcattaaaaaatgtttttttgtaaatcttaaaaaatatatgaaacagGTCCTGTAATCAAACTTTTCTCAATTACATCAGAATTTAATTATGTataaacaagattttatttttatttgtgcttttatttattttttatttaactgtggttttctgtgattaaaaacaTCGCCTTGTGTAGAATTAAGCTAGATAATGTTGTTTCACTTGGTTAATTaggttactgaaataaatgaatgacaGAGTTAATTCTTACAGAATTTGAGGGAAAATGTCTCATAAAATTGggtatttatttacaaattagagaaaataaatatttatagcaataaaaatttcagttgaaaattaatctgttatttatgGAATAAtttgtcataattatgagacaAAATCTCataagaagaaaggaaaaggtttgtgatttaaaaaacgTAATTAAgaattaaattcaataaaagtatttaaaaaatacatttaacttaTTTCTGCCTTATTTTTAGGTTTGGTTAAAATTGTTTTCGAATATCTGAGCAGTTATTCTTTCAAATATGTCTTAAATTAACACAGTTATAATAACTTTATGATCAGAACCAGATGGGAAAATGAAATACGTTGCAGAATTTTATTCAACACAGCAAAGAAAGCTCCAATCCCCTTTTTTTAGCAAACCAAACTCTGCCTTGTGTGCTGAAGGAAAGTTTTTGCCTCCCAACgtccccaaaaatattttacattttgcttgTCAGGTAACACAGGAAGAAACTAAACGTAAAATTTCCAACCACATTCACTACCAACGACATTATGTACAGGGCTGGTTGGACCCTCGACTGCAGgcaaataagaataaaaacaaaaacaattcatcagttcatgtagaaaaaaaattaaactaaaactttcaCATCACTATCAGAACAGAAAGACATTCAGAGGCACTCACGTTTGTGATGATTACTCCcctaaagaaaattaaaatgaatcaaattgttcattaaaaacaacaaaagaaatagtTTTGATATTGACAGTTGAAGGGCTAGCAGCTGCAGGACGAATCAGAATCTGGCCTGTTTATCAGTAAAAAGCATCGCCATAATTACAGATGTTCTTCTACTTAAGCAATAAACAACTGGAATAGCTAATTCATAAACTATTCTAAGAAATTCCTCACTAGTTTGACATCCTAATACTGGAAAATAATCCTTTTAtccttttaaaatatgtacagaatgtaattaataaataagttgaaaacaaaataaactgccAAATCAATCCGTAAACTGTAGTCTGGCTATCTTTTTCTAAACAAACATTGTCCAGATGATTCCTCACAGCAAGCTGcactgagaaaacgcttttcgctgatatgttttggttttgctgAATGTTTGGACAGTGAAATGCTAAAATAAGGTAAAACTCAATGTTTGGAGGACAggtgggaagaaaaaaagaccagGCAGCGTCACAGGGCGAGGAGGGGTCTGCGGAGGCCCGCGGGAGGAGGCGGCGCCCGCCGCTGCCCCGTCCGGCCGCGTCAGTCCTGCTTGACGTTCCCCAGCGCCCTGAGGCGCTCCAGCAGGGGCGGGTGGGAGTAGTGCCACATGGAGAAGAGCCAGTCCGCCACAGGGAAGCCCAGGTTGTCCATGTTGAGCTTGATGAGGGCAGAGTACAGCTCTGAAGCTTTGCCCATGTCACGAGCGAAGGCGTCCGCCTGGAACTCAAACCGGCGGCTCAGAACCGTCAGACAGAaagacagcagctgcagaacagaGCAGGAGAAGGTGGATTAATCAACTTACACTTAACTGCTGATTAACAGTTTAgaagattaaaattagttcaaatTGATTAACTCAAAATGTGCAAGTAGAAATTCTTTGTGTTGTAGGTTGGCCTCCacccagcagagggcgccgcagGTCATCCTTAATCCTTAAACTACATAAAAGGATGTGGGAGCCATAACACAATGGGAAAGAAATGGTCCAAACAGAGTCCGATTTGGGATTCAAAATGCACTTCATgcggttttgttttgaaatataaacactcgacaagctccttaagttttactttaacaGCAGTCATTCAGCCGAACTCAAGCAGTCAACTTCTCATCGATTAACGAACAAGTTATGAAGTCCATTTAGACTTCCtttcagtgttgtagtttggcagacagccagcagagggcgccagTGATACCGTAACAAAGATGGCGCCCAGAAATAACAACGGTCCAAATGGAGCCCTGCACGTTATGCGGTTCTGTTCTCGACAAAGCTcctcaaaaacattaaaataataccATTTATTCAACCGAGCTGCATGACGGAGAGGCGTCcacttttcctttaaaaatgaccGGTTTGCTACGGAAGTGATCACTTCAAGCAgctaattttaaattaactcaTTAATAGATAACTTTCAGCTTTAAAACAACggaaaataaacagtttggtgACCCAAATTACCTCGTTGTAAGGAGAGAAGATGAACTGGAAGATAATCATCAAGCCAATTAATGTAGGCTGACTTTGAGTGAATCCAAATGCCACAAACAGCTCTATGCGCCCGATCAGAACCGCAAACAGGGAGAAGCAGAGGAAGGAGTTCATCTGCAGacacaaaaagatttaaataaatgagatCTGCTCTAGTAAGCCCTGTTTGATTCAGGGTTCACTTTTCccacaggaaaatgtaaaataacttctcaaacttttccagcacagTAGCAGGGACAATTTAAGCAaaaattgtatgttttgaaatgttacaaaacacttaatttaacacaaaaaatcaTCCAACTTTAATAACATCGcttaaagtataaaatataagcCAACACTTCAATTAATCAAACAGGAAAATAAGTCACTGAGCagttaggaataataaataaaacaaattactttCCTGCTCAAAgtaaatatacaaagaaaatgtgaaaaatctctaaataaaaatgttcttgctaAGTTTTCTTGAATttaggaaaaagaaataattttgttaattcgAACTGACCTAAAAATAGACGTTTACTCAGCTTTAACttcaatgattaaaaaaaacataccgtatatatctttttatttggtgtatgtcaattttctaaatttaagtatttaaatgCGCTTTGttacaaaactgcattttgaaaaacttttcacagaaatgaaacattgaaAACAGCTAATTGAAAGTTAATCATGTTGATTATAGTGATGGCGAATTAAAAACCGATCCATTTCTGATTTAGTTTTGATCACCTGACTGATGACGATGTTCTTGACGGTGTGACCGAGCTTCCAGTGGCCCAGCTCGTGACCCAGAACCGCCAGGATCTCCGCGTTGTTGCAGCCTTGCTTCTTCtgtgaagaaaattaaaattaccCCGTCATGTTTCCACTTTCATAACTTCCTGTGTGAGGAGGATTTGAATGTTGATTTTTGCCACCTTGGATTTTTGCTTTGTCTCGCTGGACGATTCTTCCGGGTCCGAC
Proteins encoded:
- the rpl13a gene encoding large ribosomal subunit protein uL13 yields the protein MADRFNKVLLLDGRGHLLGRLAAIVAKQVLLGHKVVVVRCEGINISGNFYRNKLKYLAFLRKRMNTNPSRGPYHFRAPSRIFWRTVRGMLPHKTKRGQAALERLKVFDGIPPPYDKRKRMVVPAALKIVRLKPTRKFALLGRLAHEVGWKYQAITATLEEKRKEKGKLRYQKKKTQIKLTKQAEKNVESKIAKYTDVLKQYGVLV
- the atp5if1b gene encoding ATPase inhibitor B, mitochondrial — its product is MARLLRLNVRSFVTSQLRMSSDQLGELGKGAGKGGGGGGSIREAGGAMGKKQAAEEEMYFKRKEQEQLAALKQHHLEEIDHHKKEIERLQREIDRHKGKIRKLKHDD